The following nucleotide sequence is from uncultured Draconibacterium sp..
GCATTATTGGGCACTCAAAGCTATAAAAACAAAGCGTTGTTTATGTCGTTAAGCGGGCAATTGCACATGCAGAATGCCCAGGTTACAATAGATAACGTAATGCAGGACACAAGCGATTTTACGTTGTTTGCCCGTTCGAATATTGGCTTTGCAGATCTGGTAAAACAAAACAAAGAAAACGGATTGGCTTTCAACTGGAAATTTTATCCCAATGATATACATGGCACAATCCCCTTCCCTTCAATAATGGATGGATTGATATCGCTATTCAAATGGTATCAGATGGAAAATACGGACAAAATCAATTCATTCGACACTTCAAAAGAAGAGCTACTGCGCATTATAAAACACCGCGAAAAGAAACTGCACGATCATTTTGGATATACTGAACCTCCTTACCCTGAAGAACTATTGAATATGTCGGGGTATATGAATATGGATATGCAACAAGCCAAAAAGGCAAAAATGTATTTTGAACTTACCATTGAGTATTATCCACAAAGTGCAAATGCTTACGATTCGATGGCGGATTATTACGAAGCGAAGGATGATTATAGTAATGCCATAAAATATGTAACTAAAGCTTTTGAATTGAGTGGAAACGAATACTATAAACAGAGAATTGAAAGCCTCAAAGCCAAAGAATAACAGAAAGAAATAAGCAAGTAACCAAGAAAGCCGGCAACTCTAAACTGCCATTTCGAGTAGTAAGCGAGGAGAAATCTGATGCTTTTCTATAGTTAGTTTCAGATTTCTCTCTTCGTTCGAAATGACAATTCAATTTTAAGTCCCATCATATTGCAAAGCCTTCAACACTATCTCCGTTTGTTTGTTGCTTAGTAAAACACAAGCAAACGGAACACATGAAACCAATCGAAAACATTGATGACGTTATCCTTATCCTGGATTCCATTATTAAAGAATCGTTGAAAACCGGCGACACGCTGGGTTATTTTGCCGTGCTCTATCAAAAGGTGACAATTAAGGTAAAAGAGGAAATTCAGAATAATTACTTTGATGATGGACCGCGAATGGAAAAACTCGATGTTGTTTTTGCCAAACGTTACATCGAAGCTTATTTTGCCTGGAAGAATAACAAGCCGGTAACACAATCGTGGAAGATTGCTTTTACTGAAGCCTCAAACAATAATCTGCTGGTGATTCAACACCTTTTACTGGGAATGAACGCCCATATTAATCTTGATCTTGGCATAGCTGCTGCTGAGATTTCGGAGCCAAATAAGATCGATGAGCTGGAAGAAGATTTTAAGCGAATTAATGAAATTCTTGCTTCAATGGTAGACGAAGTTCAACAAGGACTTTCTTCCATCTGGCCTTTTTTACGAAAACTGCTTTTGTGGCTTGGTCAGGCCGATAATTTGCTGGTTGATTTTAGTATGAAAATTGCCCGCAACGGAGCCTGGAAATATGCGAAAGAAATAGCTTCTGTTGAAAAAACTGGTTGGCCTAATACGATCAAAATCAGAGATCAGAAAGTAGCCGATAAAACCCGGCTGATTACCGACCCGGGAAAAGTGATCCGGTTTCTATTCCAAATCATTCGCTGGACAGAACGCGGAACAGTCAGCGATAAAATCCAAAAATTAAGGCGATGAATTTTTATTCACCGCCTTAGTTTATCCTTCAGTATCATATGTAAATGTCATTTCGAACAAAGTGAGAAATCTGTAATTGAGTTCGCTTAAGTAAGAGATTTCTCAGTCGTTCCTCCTTCGAAATGACAAACAAAGTTATCCTTCAATCTTTTTATTGACCACCTTCAGAATTTCGGATTCTTTTTCTTTTGCAGCTTTCAATAAGTGTTCTGCCTTTGATAAAGCCTCCCTTAAAAACTCCACATCAGCAAAACCTGCTGCATTAATTTTCACATTCAGGTAAGCACCTTCAACAGCTGTTCTTGCACACAGGGCTCCTACCCCGGCATCGGAAACCGAGTTTGGATTTCCAACTTCTGCCATGGCCTGCATTACTTCCAGTGAATCGTGCGCCAGTTGCATTACTTTTAACGGCACTTCAATGGCATTTTTTGTAGCATCGTGAATGGCCTGTTTGCGCTCAGCTTTTTCCTGCTCGCTGGATTTTGGCAATCCAAAAGCTGCCATAATCTTGTTGAAAGCATCAGTATCTTCATCCACACAATTCAGCAAAGCGGTGTGGTAGTACTTTCCTTTTTCTGCCCAGTCAGAAAATTCTTCCCAACGCTGATCCCAGCCACGTTTATGTGCCGACAAATTGGCCACCATGACAGCCAAAGCACCGCCCAAAGCACCAACATAAGCAGAAATAGAACCACCACCCGGCGCCGGCGATTCAGAAGCTGTTTCATCTTTAAATTGTGTCAACGTCATGTCAATCAGCTTTTTCGCCGATTTTTCTTCGATCACATATTCAATGATTTTCTTTTTCGGATCGAAAGGAGCCAATTCATCCAGCCCAAGAGATTTTATTGCAATCTTTATGATCTCATCATCCGAAATACCGGTTGAACGTTCTTGTTTGCGAAGGAAATATTTTCCGGCTTCCAACATCGCCTTTAACGGAATTAAGCCCACCAACTCGGAACCAGTTACACGAATTCCACGTTCGGTAGCTTTTTTGCAGGTTTCATCAAAAGCTACGTGCACAGGCGTAACTGTTATGTCGGTCAAATTAATCGAGAT
It contains:
- a CDS encoding DUF5995 family protein; the encoded protein is MKPIENIDDVILILDSIIKESLKTGDTLGYFAVLYQKVTIKVKEEIQNNYFDDGPRMEKLDVVFAKRYIEAYFAWKNNKPVTQSWKIAFTEASNNNLLVIQHLLLGMNAHINLDLGIAAAEISEPNKIDELEEDFKRINEILASMVDEVQQGLSSIWPFLRKLLLWLGQADNLLVDFSMKIARNGAWKYAKEIASVEKTGWPNTIKIRDQKVADKTRLITDPGKVIRFLFQIIRWTERGTVSDKIQKLRR
- a CDS encoding alpha/beta hydrolase-fold protein; the protein is MKNGRRIAVAILLTICFQLLVHAQPNSNIQFLKKVGVPDSIYSNVLDESREIYIQIPESYNPEKNQKYPVVFILDGEVFLPTVSDVHDYYSGGFMPEMVLVGISNANNRIRDLTTSSIETKYGMPFNEKNGEAHNFITFIENELIPYIEKKYPVTNYRTLIGHSYGGLFSIYTLLHYPHLFANYLAIDPSLDWDDQKLVKETEALLGTQSYKNKALFMSLSGQLHMQNAQVTIDNVMQDTSDFTLFARSNIGFADLVKQNKENGLAFNWKFYPNDIHGTIPFPSIMDGLISLFKWYQMENTDKINSFDTSKEELLRIIKHREKKLHDHFGYTEPPYPEELLNMSGYMNMDMQQAKKAKMYFELTIEYYPQSANAYDSMADYYEAKDDYSNAIKYVTKAFELSGNEYYKQRIESLKAKE
- the ftcD gene encoding glutamate formimidoyltransferase — protein: MKKIIECVPNFSEGRDMSIIKEITNAIESVADISLLDVDPGKATNRTVVTFVGTPDDVIEAAFRGIKRAAELIDMSKHHGEHPRFGATDVCPLVPVANVSMEEAIEYARKLGQRVGEELEIPVFSYEFAAFKEERRSLANCRSGEYEALKERITTEKWKPDFGPNEWNESVAGSGATAIGARNFLVAYNINLNTTSTRRANAIAFDIREAGRVKREGNPITGKIVTDENGEPVRIPGSLKKTRAIGWYIEEYGVAQISINLTDITVTPVHVAFDETCKKATERGIRVTGSELVGLIPLKAMLEAGKYFLRKQERSTGISDDEIIKIAIKSLGLDELAPFDPKKKIIEYVIEEKSAKKLIDMTLTQFKDETASESPAPGGGSISAYVGALGGALAVMVANLSAHKRGWDQRWEEFSDWAEKGKYYHTALLNCVDEDTDAFNKIMAAFGLPKSSEQEKAERKQAIHDATKNAIEVPLKVMQLAHDSLEVMQAMAEVGNPNSVSDAGVGALCARTAVEGAYLNVKINAAGFADVEFLREALSKAEHLLKAAKEKESEILKVVNKKIEG